The genomic window ATGATAAGAAGAGAAGTTTATGAACAAGTTGGAGGACTTGATGAAGATTTTTTTATGTATGGCGAGGATATTGATTGGTGCTACAGAATAAAGAAAGCCGGATGGAAAATCTATTATGTCCCGTTAACGCAGATAATCCACTTTAAAGGTGAAAGCACAAGGCGAAGCAATTTAGATGAGATACGAATCTTTTACGATGCTATGAAAATTTTTGTTAAAAAACATTATAAAGAATTCGCTCTGCTTGGTTTAATTTTAAGAGTTGGAATTATCGTTCGTGGATTAATCGCAATGCTTGGAAAATTTATAAAAAATTATTGGGATATGCTTGTTGATGTCTTGATAGTTTGGATTTCCCTTTTAATTGCTGAATATGTCAGATTTAAAGCGATTTTCGCTTTTCCAAAATATGCTTATCCTGAAGTTTTGATAGTCCCACCGCTTGTTTTCTGGATTTCGCTTTATTCTTTTGGAGTTTACACAAACAGAAAATTTTCAATTGGTTATGCTTTGATAAGTGTATGGTTTTCATCTCTTATTCTTTCATCCTTGACATTCTTCTTGAAGGAATATGCGTTCAGCCGAATGATTCTTCTCGTGATGACGGCTTTGAATACAGTTCTTATTCCTGGTTGGAGGTTGATTTTGCGAATTCTCGGGAAGATCCCATTTATCAATGTTAGAATCATTGCGAAGAGAGTTTTGATAGTTGGAGCTGGCGAGAAAACGGTATCACTGATTGGGAAGTTAAGAAGGAAAACGGATGAAAATATTAAAATTATTGGGGTTTTGGACTATGATATGAGAAGAGTTGGGCAAAAGATTGATGGTGTTGAGATAATAGGAAGCATAAGCACAATTGATAAAGTTATCCGTGAGAGAAAAGTTAACGATATAATTTTCGTAAGTGGAGATTTGTCTTATTCTGAAATTTTTTCAATTATAAGTCGCGTGAAAGATAAAAGCGTTAATTTCAAACTTGCTCTCGTCGGATCTGATCTAATTTTGAGCAAAGCAAGCATTGACTCGCTTGATGACATTCCAGTGCTTGACATTGATTACAACATCAATAAATTCTTAAACAAATTTGCTAAGAGAATTTTTGACATAGTTTTCTCGCTTCCGCTTTTGATTTTTGTTTATCCTTTGATATATTTTAAAAAGATTTTTGGAAGAGAGGTAGGAAGTTTTGGAAGTAAAATATTGCTTTTGCCGAAAGTTTTGTCAGGAAAGTTAAGTTTGGTTGGTCGTCCGCTTGATTCTCCAGATCGGCAGGATTACCTTGGCAAGAAAGGTTTGACGGGAATTGTTCAAATTTCAGAAGTTGATGAACTTTCTCCAGAAGAAATTGAGAGATTAAACATTTTTTATGCGCGTAATCAATCCCTTGCGCTTGATATTGAAATTTTAATCAGAACTTTAATCAAGTTGATTTCAAACAAAAGAAAGATATAGTGATGTCAAAATTTGTTCTTGATTTTGAAAAGCCGATTTTTGAGCTTGAGCAAAAAATTGAAGAGATGAAACGATTTGCAAGCAGTGGTGGCGTAGATTTAAGTGAAGAAATAAAAAAGCTTGAGGAAAAAG from Candidatus Kryptonium sp. includes these protein-coding regions:
- a CDS encoding glycosyltransferase, with amino-acid sequence MEVDLSIIIVNYNVKDFLENALISIRNATAGLNTEIFVVDNASEDGSVEMIRQKFPDVKLIANSENLGFAKANNQALKLAKGKYILLINPDTIVQEDTFKILISFFETHPECGMAGCKVLNPDGTLQLACRRSFPTPWVAFTKMVGLSALFPKSKIFGRYNLTYLDPNEITEVDAVSGSFMMIRREVYEQVGGLDEDFFMYGEDIDWCYRIKKAGWKIYYVPLTQIIHFKGESTRRSNLDEIRIFYDAMKIFVKKHYKEFALLGLILRVGIIVRGLIAMLGKFIKNYWDMLVDVLIVWISLLIAEYVRFKAIFAFPKYAYPEVLIVPPLVFWISLYSFGVYTNRKFSIGYALISVWFSSLILSSLTFFLKEYAFSRMILLVMTALNTVLIPGWRLILRILGKIPFINVRIIAKRVLIVGAGEKTVSLIGKLRRKTDENIKIIGVLDYDMRRVGQKIDGVEIIGSISTIDKVIRERKVNDIIFVSGDLSYSEIFSIISRVKDKSVNFKLALVGSDLILSKASIDSLDDIPVLDIDYNINKFLNKFAKRIFDIVFSLPLLIFVYPLIYFKKIFGREVGSFGSKILLLPKVLSGKLSLVGRPLDSPDRQDYLGKKGLTGIVQISEVDELSPEEIERLNIFYARNQSLALDIEILIRTLIKLISNKRKI